A portion of the Candidatus Polarisedimenticolia bacterium genome contains these proteins:
- a CDS encoding phosphoribosylanthranilate isomerase, which produces MRPRIKFCGITRRADLEAAAAAGADAVGVILVAGTPRSLDPARARDLLRSAPPFLARVGVFADEDPIRIRRIREDLGLTAVQLHGSESPGHCAAVGGVRIKTLRVREDFSPASMEPFDVEAFLLEAPVPGALGGGGVAFDWSRLATHGAFGRRIIVAGGLTPDNVAEAVHLLRPYGVDVSSGVEQSPGVKDAKRMEDFVRAVRGASS; this is translated from the coding sequence ATGAGACCACGGATCAAGTTCTGCGGCATCACGCGGCGGGCGGATCTCGAGGCGGCCGCCGCGGCCGGCGCCGATGCCGTGGGAGTCATCCTGGTGGCCGGCACGCCGCGCTCCCTCGATCCGGCGAGGGCACGCGACCTGCTGCGCTCGGCGCCCCCCTTCCTGGCGCGCGTCGGCGTCTTCGCCGACGAGGACCCGATCCGCATCCGGAGGATCCGCGAAGATCTGGGACTGACGGCGGTCCAGCTGCATGGATCGGAGTCGCCCGGCCACTGCGCCGCCGTCGGCGGAGTCCGGATCAAGACGCTGCGGGTCCGGGAGGACTTCTCGCCGGCGAGCATGGAGCCCTTCGATGTCGAGGCCTTCCTGCTGGAGGCCCCCGTCCCTGGCGCGCTCGGTGGGGGAGGGGTCGCCTTCGACTGGTCTCGTCTCGCGACCCACGGCGCCTTCGGGCGTCGGATCATCGTGGCAGGAGGATTGACTCCGGACAACGTGGCGGAGGCGGTGCACCTCCTGCGTCCCTATGGCGTCGACGTCAGCAGCGGCGTGGAGCAATCGCCCGGAGTAAAGGATGCAAAGCGGATGGAGGATTTCGTGCGGGCGGTACGGGGAGCGTCGTCATGA
- the trpB gene encoding tryptophan synthase subunit beta: MKPEKPGRFGRFGGRFVPETLMGPLIELEEAYETCRKDPAFQQELDRLLRDYVGRPTPLTPAARLGEELGGLRIHLKREDLCHTGAHKINNTLGQALLARRMGKRRVIAETGAGQHGVASATAAALLDLECVVYMGSEDMARQSLNVTRMRLLGARVVEVAAGSRTLKDAINEAMRDWVTNCAGTHYILGSVLGAHPYPALVRDFQSVIGREARAQYLKTEGRLPDLLVACVGGGSNSLGLFTAFLADEAVEMVGVEAGGEGIAAGRHAARFAGGSPGVLHGTYTFLLQDAAGNIAPTHSVSAGLDYPAVGPEHADLREQGRVRYEIASDVEALDGFRRLARCEGILPALESAHALGWLAAHASRLPQGCRVLVNLSGRGDKDVDQAAARLGVEP; the protein is encoded by the coding sequence ATGAAGCCGGAAAAGCCGGGGCGCTTCGGAAGATTCGGCGGCCGCTTTGTCCCTGAAACCCTGATGGGGCCGCTGATCGAGCTGGAGGAAGCCTACGAGACATGCCGCAAGGATCCCGCCTTCCAGCAGGAGCTGGACCGCCTCCTGCGCGACTATGTCGGGCGACCGACGCCGCTGACCCCGGCGGCGCGCCTCGGGGAGGAGCTGGGCGGCCTGCGCATTCACTTGAAGCGCGAGGATCTCTGCCATACCGGCGCCCACAAGATCAACAACACCCTGGGACAGGCTCTGCTGGCGCGGCGCATGGGCAAGCGGCGTGTCATCGCCGAGACGGGAGCGGGGCAGCATGGCGTGGCGAGCGCCACCGCGGCGGCGCTGCTGGACCTCGAATGCGTCGTCTACATGGGATCGGAGGACATGGCGCGGCAGTCGCTGAATGTCACCCGGATGCGGCTGCTGGGGGCGCGCGTCGTCGAAGTGGCCGCGGGCAGCCGGACACTCAAAGATGCCATCAACGAGGCGATGCGCGACTGGGTCACGAACTGCGCCGGCACCCACTACATTCTCGGCTCGGTCCTGGGAGCGCATCCCTACCCGGCCCTGGTGCGCGATTTCCAGTCGGTGATCGGGAGGGAAGCGCGGGCGCAGTATCTGAAGACCGAAGGGCGGCTTCCGGACCTGCTGGTGGCTTGCGTCGGGGGTGGCAGCAACAGCCTGGGACTGTTCACGGCTTTCCTGGCGGACGAGGCGGTCGAGATGGTGGGCGTGGAGGCCGGCGGCGAAGGAATCGCCGCCGGGCGGCACGCGGCCCGCTTCGCCGGCGGGTCGCCAGGAGTGCTGCATGGCACCTACACCTTCCTGCTCCAGGATGCGGCCGGGAATATCGCGCCGACCCATTCGGTCTCGGCGGGACTGGACTACCCGGCCGTCGGCCCCGAGCATGCCGACCTGCGCGAGCAGGGCCGGGTGCGCTACGAGATCGCCTCCGACGTCGAGGCGCTCGATGGCTTCCGGCGGCTGGCGCGCTGCGAGGGGATCCTGCCGGCTTTGGAATCGGCCCACGCGCTCGGCTGGCTCGCGGCGCATGCATCACGGCTCCCGCAGGGGTGCCGCGTCCTGGTCAATCTGTCGGGGCGGGGCGACAAGGACGTCGACCAGGCGGCCGCGCGGCTCGGAGTCGAGCCATGA
- the trpA gene encoding tryptophan synthase subunit alpha — protein MSRIAAAFAKARQARRIAFIPYLTAGDPSIEATVDLALVLRGCGADLIELGVPFSDPLADGEVIQRAAARALARGTTLETVLEAAARIRQMSDVPLLLFSYLNPLLRMGWPRLAQAASAAGVDGVLATDLPVEEADDYIAALGEKNLDPVFMAAPTTAQDRLDAIGRASRGFLYYVTRAGVTGERATLPPETADRVRRLRQSTSLPIALGFGVSDREQVRQAGEFADGVVVGSALVRVVEQCSEPAVLAERLKRRVAELF, from the coding sequence ATGAGCCGGATCGCGGCGGCCTTCGCCAAGGCGCGCCAGGCACGCCGTATCGCTTTCATTCCCTACCTGACGGCGGGAGATCCGTCGATCGAGGCGACCGTCGATCTCGCGCTGGTACTGCGCGGCTGCGGCGCCGATTTGATCGAGCTGGGCGTGCCCTTCTCCGATCCGCTGGCCGACGGCGAGGTGATCCAGCGCGCGGCGGCGCGCGCCCTGGCCCGCGGGACGACGCTGGAGACGGTCCTGGAAGCCGCCGCACGGATCCGGCAGATGAGCGACGTGCCGCTGCTCCTGTTCAGTTACCTGAATCCGCTGCTGCGCATGGGCTGGCCCCGCCTCGCGCAGGCCGCCTCCGCCGCGGGCGTCGACGGCGTCCTGGCCACCGATCTTCCCGTGGAGGAGGCGGACGATTACATCGCCGCCCTGGGCGAGAAGAACCTCGACCCGGTCTTCATGGCCGCCCCGACCACCGCCCAGGACCGGCTCGATGCCATCGGACGCGCCTCGCGAGGGTTCCTTTACTACGTGACGCGCGCCGGGGTGACCGGAGAGCGTGCCACGCTGCCGCCGGAGACCGCCGATCGGGTACGCCGGCTGCGCCAGTCGACCTCACTGCCGATCGCGCTGGGCTTCGGTGTCTCGGATCGGGAGCAGGTGCGCCAGGCCGGGGAGTTCGCCGACGGCGTGGTGGTGGGCAGCGCCCTGGTGAGGGTGGTGGAGCAATGCAGCGAGCCGGCTGTTCTGGCGGAGCGCCTGAAGCGGCGCGTGGCCGAGCTGTTCTGA